Below is a window of Deltaproteobacteria bacterium DNA.
AGCATGAGCGAAATCGCCTTGCCGTCAGCGCTGGGTGTGGCCCAACCGGCGCCGCGCGCGCTGGCACCGCCGCGCGGAATCAGGCGAATTTCATGGCCGCTTAACGCCTTGGTATACAGCCGCAGAACCTCGCCGATTTTTTCCAGTTCAGCCGGTGCCCCGGCGATGGTTTCAGCGTCGTTCATTATGTTTAGCTCTTCAGGCTTCCGTGGGGGTCATGCGGCACCTTCAACCTGATTTTATTTATCACGAAGGGCTCGGATGAATAGATTGCGAACTTCGTGCTCTTCGTGTCCTTCGTGGTGAGAACTTTCTTGCCGATTTGGTTGCCGGTCTACCGCGCCAAGTTCTTAGAATAAAATGCTCTTCACGTTAACTCTAGAAGAAACAAATTTTATGATCAACCTACTGTTGGCGGTGTAGACGGCCGACCAGCCAGCGACCACTAATCGTTAATAGCGCCAATGCGACGATGAGTAAAACGCCCAGCGCGGCGGTTGCCCCGGCGCGGCCGTTATTCCACAGGTCCCACATCACCACCGAGAGCACTAGACTGTCCCTGCTCGATAAGATCAGCGGCACGGAGAACGACCGGAGTGAGTGAGCAGCGATCCAGATCCAGCCGCTGACGAAAGCGGGCAAGAGTAGTGGCAGGATGATGCGGCGCATGATCGTGCCCCAGGAGGCTCCGGAAGTTTTCCCGGCTTCCTCAAGTTCACTGTGGATTTGCGCGATGGCGCCGTTCATGGCCCGGCTGCCGAATGTCGTATATCCCACGGTTAAGCCCAGCACGATGATCCAGATGGTGCCGTAAAGCGGCAGCGCATTTAGCGGCGGATTCAAATAGAGAAAGATCAGCGCGATGCCGATGGTCACGCCGGGGATCGCATGGGGCAGGAAGGGTAGGCCGTCGAGCAGAGCGCGGCCTTTGAACTTACTCCTGACAATCACCCAGCCGACGATCAAGCACAGAAACATGGTCAAGGTCGCCGTCGTCACGCCGACGATCAGCGTGTTGATGAGAGCCCTCATGATCTGATCCTCGGCGAAGACCTCCCAGTAATTTTTTAACGTCACTTGCGCTAATGCCGACCATGAAGGCATGACGTAAAAACGCACGAGAGATCGCCACAAAAGGATCAGCGTCGGCAAGGCGATGGTGAGCGTGAAGTAAAGCACAAAGGCGCCGAACGCCGGGTAGCGCCACTTACCCAAAGCGATCAGGCGCGGTCGATAACCCTTGCCGGTGATCGTCGCGAAGCGCCCGCCGTGGCCGACCATGCGGTGATAGCCGTAGACCAATAAAATGCTGACGATCAGAAAACTCGCGCCGAGCGCCGCGGAGAGGCCTTACTGGGGCGGCATGAAACGCTGCGCGACAAAATAGATGTAGGTTGGGAATACGTAAATCCGCGACGGAAAGCCGATGATGATGGGAATCTCCAGCGCTTCCAAGTGGGTCATGAAACTATACATGCCGGCCGCTAAGAGCGTGGGTGTGAGCAGCGGGATAAAGATGCGAAAGAAGCTGGTTCGGTTGGACGCGCCGGAGACTCGCGCCGCTTCCTCGAGGCTCGGGTCCATGGCGCGGAAGGCGCCGACCACGATCAGAAATACCGTCGTCACGCCTCTGATCCCTTCCAAGAATATCATGCCCCATAGGCTGTAAATATTCAGCGGACCTTCGCTGAGTTCGACGCCGAAAAGCGCGAGCAAGGAGCGCAGCTAGATGTTGATCAAGCCGATTTGCGGCGAGAGCAGAAAGACCCACGAGATCGCGAAGAAAATGCCGGGCACGGCCATCGGCACCAGCATCAAGCCCCAGGCGAGGTTTCGAAACGGCATGTCCGTGCGTTCGGTGAGAAAGGCGAAGAAGACTGCGATGGCCAACGCCACCGTCGTACTGGTGGCCGCTAAAATCACAGTGTTAAAAAACATCAGATAGACTTGTGGGTCGGAATAGGCAGTCAAGTAATGCTGCAAAGTGAAGGCGCCGGGCTGCCAAGGGGTGCCCAGGCGGAAGCTAAAGACTAGCAGCGTAAACAGCGGAACGACGATCAACCAAACTGTAAAGAAAACGCCGATCAGTGGCAGAGCATGGGTGCGCAGCTGCGGCCAGCGAATGACTGAGCGCGACGTCTTGAGGGTTTCTATTGCGTTACCCATTGGAACCGCTCGATGATGACCTAATCTCTTAATCTAGTCCGCGCTATTTTAAACGCGGCGAATGTAAATTCCGCGCGGTCCGCCGTTTTCACAGGGGGATGTCCGCGATCCGCGATTATTGCTCACGGTGGGAGTTTGGTTAATAGCCTACCCGTTCGATCACCGGCTGGAGGCGTTCGATATTGTGTTTGACCTCGTCGGTCTGGGAGATTTCCGCCCAGGCTTCTTGGACGAGTTCTTGGCGCACGACCTCTTCGACATCGCGGCGCGTGATTGACTTCGACAGCACGCCGGCGTCTTGATGCTCCTGCAGGATGCGCCACACGCCTTCGACGCTCAGTTGGCCGTCCATCGGGTGAAAGCGGCCTTCCATGACGTCGAGAGGGCGCAAATCACGCATGCGTTCCGACTCGTCCGGGTTGTCGACGCGGAGCTTGGCTTCGACGAAGCGCTGGAAAGGAAAATGCTCCGGCACGATGCGGATGTATTGATAGCCGCGAATGGCCGCTTTCCAGTAACGTTTGATGACTTCAGGGTTGCGCTCGATGAACGATTTGCGCGCTACCGTCACACGATCCGGCCGGCCGTAGGGTTTGGTGTCTTCGACGAAGTCGTAGAGCTTGTTGAAACCTTGCTCTAAAAGCCGCGGCACGTAGGGCGTCTGCACGATGGCGGCGTCGGTCTCGCCGGCGAGCAGCGGCTTCCAGGACGCTTTCATGGCGCCGTACTTCCAACCGATCTTCCAGTCGATTTCGCCATCGGGATCGACGCCCGCCTTACGCAACTGATGCTCGAACCACATGGTCGCGATGCCGCCTTTATACCAATCGCCGATGCGTTTCCCTTTGAGGTCGGCGATGGACTTCACCCCCGGCGCGGTGACCAATGCGCCGGGAAGCCAATTGCGCCAGCCG
It encodes the following:
- a CDS encoding ABC transporter permease subunit, whose product is MLALFGVELSEGPLNIYSLWGMIFLEGIRGVTTVFLIVVGAFRAMDPSLEEAARVSGASNRTSFFRIFIPLLTPTLLAAGMYSFMTHLEALEIPIIIGFPSRIYVFPTYIYFVAQRFMPPQ
- a CDS encoding ABC transporter substrate-binding protein, which translates into the protein MKLRVGNGCWHAGHVLDASVCLAAGFYAQEGLNVEVVHAKVNPNGISSSRPDGERYDEIGTVLRDMIAFGIDIITDVHVRTPFAERALGNDELRIIGGWRNWLPGALVTAPGVKSIADLKGKRIGDWYKGGIATMWFEHQLRKAGVDPDGEIDWKIGWKYGAMKASWKPLLAGETDAAIVQTPYVPRLLEQGFNKLYDFVEDTKPYGRPDRVTVARKSFIERNPEVIKRYWKAAIRGYQYIRIVPEHFPFQRFVEAKLRVDNPDESERMRDLRPLDVMEGRFHPMDGQLSVEGVWRILQEHQDAGVLSKSITRRDVEEVVRQELVQEAWAEISQTDEVKHNIERLQPVIERVGY
- a CDS encoding iron ABC transporter permease; the protein is MVYGYHRMVGHGGRFATITGKGYRPRLIALGKWRYPAFGAFVLYFTLTIALPTLILLWRSLVRFYVMPSWSALAQVTLKNYWEVFAEDQIMRALINTLIVGVTTATLTMFLCLIVGWVIVRSKFKGRALLDGLPFLPHAIPGVTIGIALIFLYLNPPLNALPLYGTIWIIVLGLTVGYTTFGSRAMNGAIAQIHSELEEAGKTSGASWGTIMRRIILPLLLPAFVSGWIWIAAHSLRSFSVPLILSSRDSLVLSVVMWDLWNNGRAGATAALGVLLIVALALLTISGRWLVGRLHRQQ